A single region of the Pseudalkalibacillus berkeleyi genome encodes:
- a CDS encoding nucleoporin-interacting protein: protein MEKSKTIYILALVLFGAFILFIRTSFASSYASTWDMVDFSLAIDQFDLFMMQPHFPGYPYFIFMGMLVNAGIDDPAQSLSIVNGVLMTTAIIPVFLYLGKRMEYWLAIIGALVVQSSTYIWIMSTQPMSEASAVALLLWFVWALDVSLRNPEKLRFSILASFLFSLVMGIRLSYFPLGIGLLIVWWIRWRKTRETSILILETGLFLLFQAIWINGLIVSAGGISSFLELSVAFTNGHFSEWGGSVATSNLSLLERFIQLTFVNFIWTGVLGESTVTGFLMLLLVCLIFSRKPAFEKSAYLIVLLMITYFIWALVGQNIEKPRHILPLVPLFMIIFINLAGSIKRSKWNSVVLTLTLVPLMMIQSIQGISHLKEIKTQTPASYQLTNYMSELDDRSVIFTWEEERVFDYLHAPFYYKKVYRYHLFKEEMNHFKNHRIFVTDRVLKGFKIQGVEVSTRFRKVKTFQSNHLVDPIYSTITLYEWDPTNKTP from the coding sequence ATGGAAAAGAGTAAAACAATATACATATTAGCTCTAGTCTTATTTGGGGCATTTATTTTATTCATACGTACTTCTTTCGCAAGTTCATATGCCTCGACTTGGGATATGGTAGATTTCAGCCTTGCGATCGATCAGTTTGATTTGTTCATGATGCAGCCTCACTTTCCTGGATACCCTTATTTTATATTTATGGGGATGCTCGTAAATGCAGGTATTGATGATCCTGCACAATCTTTATCCATCGTGAATGGTGTATTAATGACAACGGCAATTATTCCTGTATTTCTTTATTTAGGTAAAAGAATGGAATACTGGTTGGCTATTATTGGCGCGTTAGTCGTACAATCCTCTACATACATTTGGATTATGTCTACACAACCTATGAGTGAAGCTTCTGCAGTCGCTTTACTTCTTTGGTTCGTTTGGGCATTAGATGTTTCATTAAGAAATCCGGAAAAGCTAAGGTTTTCTATCCTAGCATCATTCTTATTTAGTTTAGTGATGGGCATTCGTTTATCCTATTTTCCGCTTGGTATCGGATTATTGATCGTATGGTGGATCCGGTGGAGGAAAACTCGTGAAACGAGTATATTGATTTTGGAAACGGGACTGTTTTTATTATTCCAAGCAATTTGGATTAACGGGTTAATTGTTAGTGCTGGAGGTATTTCTTCATTCTTGGAGTTGTCTGTTGCTTTTACAAATGGTCACTTTAGTGAATGGGGAGGCTCGGTTGCAACGAGTAATTTATCATTGCTTGAGCGCTTCATCCAGTTAACATTTGTGAATTTTATATGGACTGGCGTACTCGGTGAATCCACTGTAACCGGTTTTCTTATGCTCCTACTGGTTTGTCTAATTTTTTCAAGAAAACCGGCATTCGAGAAATCTGCTTATTTAATTGTCCTCTTAATGATCACCTATTTCATATGGGCATTAGTTGGTCAAAATATTGAAAAACCGAGACATATCCTCCCACTTGTTCCTTTGTTCATGATCATTTTCATAAATCTAGCGGGAAGTATAAAAAGGTCGAAGTGGAACAGTGTGGTGCTCACACTAACACTTGTTCCCCTTATGATGATACAATCAATACAAGGAATTTCACACTTGAAGGAAATTAAAACACAAACGCCTGCTTCCTATCAGTTAACAAATTATATGTCTGAGTTAGATGACCGTTCAGTCATATTCACATGGGAAGAAGAACGTGTTTTTGATTATTTGCATGCCCCTTTTTATTATAAGAAGGTTTATCGATACCACCTATTTAAAGAGGAAATGAATCATTTCAAGAATCATCGCATTTTCGTTACGGATCGCGTTCTAAAAGGTTTTAAAATTCAAGGAGTGGAAGTGTCTACTCGATTTAGAAAGGTGAAAACCTTCCAGTCAAACCATTTAGTCGATCCTATTTATAGCACGATTACATTGTATGAATGGGATCCCACGAACAAAACTCCTTAA
- a CDS encoding FTR1 family iron permease, whose translation MSSLEIQALLITFREVLEALLIVGIITTYLKRIKRPEFTKYVWLGVGLAVLASFGAALLFQVVFTGFAAMGSEMYLKISIMLISSVLLTQMVFWMAKHSRNMKGEMESKLDGFLTTGNVVGMVIHSFLVVLREGIETVFFFAAITGGNIEKAITGWGAISGVLIAVTISYFFFKGTMRVPLKTFFKVTGAFIVIVAAGLLVQGISMMQDLKIIGSVMPHAYNLTAFLPEHPIDYAHYIRDNGVAPLMSGEIGIFFKALFGYSSMPSIEEVVAYIGYFVVIYLLVKHNGKEKVQKPTSQKTSTANAYQKNSAGVSTINT comes from the coding sequence ATGTCGAGTTTAGAAATTCAAGCATTATTGATTACATTTCGAGAAGTGTTAGAAGCTTTACTTATAGTTGGAATTATCACCACTTACCTAAAGCGAATTAAAAGACCAGAATTTACAAAGTATGTCTGGCTAGGAGTGGGCTTAGCCGTACTTGCTAGCTTTGGAGCGGCATTATTGTTCCAAGTTGTCTTTACAGGCTTTGCAGCTATGGGTAGTGAAATGTATTTGAAAATCTCAATCATGCTCATTTCTTCGGTACTCTTAACCCAAATGGTATTTTGGATGGCGAAGCATAGTCGTAACATGAAGGGTGAAATGGAATCAAAGCTAGATGGATTCTTAACAACTGGTAATGTGGTCGGTATGGTCATCCATTCTTTTCTAGTCGTACTCCGTGAAGGAATCGAAACAGTATTTTTCTTTGCCGCAATTACAGGTGGAAACATTGAAAAAGCCATTACAGGTTGGGGAGCAATCTCTGGTGTACTTATCGCAGTTACTATATCTTATTTCTTCTTTAAAGGTACAATGAGAGTGCCGTTGAAGACTTTCTTTAAAGTAACAGGTGCATTTATCGTTATCGTTGCTGCTGGATTGCTTGTCCAAGGCATTTCTATGATGCAAGATTTGAAGATTATTGGAAGTGTCATGCCGCATGCTTATAATCTGACAGCTTTTCTACCTGAACATCCAATAGATTATGCGCACTATATTAGGGACAATGGTGTAGCACCACTTATGTCAGGGGAAATCGGCATATTCTTCAAGGCACTGTTCGGGTATTCATCCATGCCTTCGATAGAAGAAGTTGTCGCCTATATCGGATATTTCGTTGTCATTTACTTATTAGTAAAACATAACGGAAAAGAAAAGGTTCAGAAACCTACTTCGCAAAAGACAAGTACTGCAAATGCTTACCAAAAGAACTCAGCTGGTGTGTCTACCATTAACACTTAA
- a CDS encoding glycosyltransferase family 2 protein: MKKIIVFLPAHNEENSIEDVINRIPRDFHADYKVEILVIDDGSTDRTVQIAKRAGADHIRSFQQNKGLGAAVREGLHVSAELDAEISVMIDADNEYPSEQIPELVAPIINGNADYVMGSRFKGTIKGMKIHRRLGNYLFTLIQSILLKRWIYDGQSGMRAFSREATQDAEIIHDYNYAQVVTLNLVRKGYRMKEIPIRYQVRTKGQSFIKFKAYMSSVIPAIYKEMRRKPAHKAYKDELTENQFR, encoded by the coding sequence ATGAAGAAAATCATCGTTTTTTTACCGGCACACAATGAAGAAAACTCTATAGAAGATGTAATTAATCGTATACCGAGAGACTTTCATGCTGATTATAAGGTGGAGATACTCGTAATAGATGATGGATCAACTGACAGGACTGTACAAATTGCTAAACGTGCAGGAGCGGACCATATCCGCTCCTTTCAACAGAATAAAGGCCTAGGTGCAGCTGTCAGAGAAGGACTTCACGTCTCAGCTGAGTTAGACGCTGAAATCAGTGTAATGATCGATGCGGATAATGAATACCCATCTGAACAAATTCCTGAATTGGTTGCACCCATTATCAATGGAAATGCAGATTATGTAATGGGGTCACGCTTCAAAGGAACGATAAAGGGTATGAAGATACACCGGAGACTTGGGAATTACTTGTTCACTTTGATTCAATCGATCCTCCTTAAACGTTGGATTTACGATGGCCAGTCTGGTATGAGAGCTTTTTCTAGAGAAGCGACACAGGATGCGGAAATTATCCATGACTATAATTATGCCCAAGTGGTAACGTTGAACCTTGTGAGGAAAGGTTATCGTATGAAAGAAATTCCAATCCGCTATCAAGTCCGTACAAAGGGACAATCATTTATTAAGTTCAAAGCCTATATGTCTAGCGTAATTCCAGCCATTTATAAAGAGATGAGACGAAAACCGGCACATAAAGCATATAAGGATGAGCTAACTGAGAATCAATTTCGCTAA
- a CDS encoding alkaline phosphatase family protein, whose protein sequence is MKQASKFEKIAARCWNLLNEGKPFTPIFILGTLLLFHVQSWGDLSFWQNGILALLLTVPLFILFFIYDFPLMLRNYLWIPFVVFVVLWPAIHIPLLFFAIGLYFFFTVFFWGTFYYHLRIGTSWMNFTRFWKLVLKNSDSTSGNAQEQLPKILLALSFWHMFYQSLTSANSFRVESLYGPSLFLLGFWLYTFILHRHLFDWKPEMYSTYTHENEKPGDGLSDKVVVIVIDGMRKERFYQANTPFLDKLRKGGTEYTQMETVYPARTVVCFTSMFTGTYPFEHGITSNMVWKLGIKVESIFDSLRKVGKKGRLLGIAHLVDSLGKDVDTVTAVMHNDLADRNIIDRSKKIMKEEDPDLFITQLIGTDQTGHSQGVFYDEYIQKIEEADKLIEEFVGWLDDEGKMKNTTLMICADHGQADGIGGHGHLDEGERFVPFFLWGPHIQSGQVIEDRESLVSVAPTLAHLLGTPFPSHSRGKILEKAFQQSSNEKREQHEENHRFFTGTQ, encoded by the coding sequence ATGAAACAAGCATCAAAGTTTGAGAAAATCGCTGCAAGATGTTGGAACCTATTGAACGAAGGAAAGCCATTCACACCAATATTCATATTAGGTACGCTACTCCTATTCCATGTGCAAAGCTGGGGGGATCTTAGCTTTTGGCAAAATGGCATTCTTGCTTTGTTGTTAACCGTGCCCTTATTCATACTATTTTTTATTTATGATTTTCCATTAATGCTCAGAAACTATTTGTGGATTCCATTTGTCGTCTTTGTCGTGCTCTGGCCAGCCATACATATCCCGTTATTGTTCTTTGCAATCGGATTGTATTTCTTTTTTACAGTCTTTTTCTGGGGAACGTTTTATTATCATTTACGAATCGGTACGAGTTGGATGAACTTTACGCGATTTTGGAAGCTAGTCCTGAAAAATAGTGACTCCACAAGTGGGAATGCGCAAGAACAGCTTCCGAAGATTTTACTCGCGCTTTCGTTTTGGCATATGTTTTATCAATCTCTAACGTCTGCAAATTCATTTCGGGTAGAATCGCTCTATGGTCCATCTCTGTTCTTATTAGGGTTCTGGCTATATACTTTTATTCTTCATCGACATTTGTTTGATTGGAAACCGGAAATGTATAGCACTTATACACATGAAAATGAAAAACCAGGTGATGGCCTCTCAGATAAAGTAGTTGTGATCGTCATTGACGGTATGAGAAAGGAACGCTTTTACCAAGCCAATACGCCCTTTTTGGACAAGCTAAGAAAAGGTGGAACCGAATATACACAGATGGAAACCGTTTATCCAGCCCGTACTGTCGTATGTTTTACGTCAATGTTCACTGGGACTTATCCATTTGAACATGGGATCACGTCAAATATGGTATGGAAATTAGGCATTAAGGTTGAAAGTATTTTTGATTCATTAAGAAAGGTCGGAAAAAAGGGCCGATTGTTAGGCATCGCCCATCTCGTTGATTCACTTGGAAAAGATGTCGATACGGTTACAGCAGTCATGCACAATGACCTTGCAGATCGGAATATTATTGATCGCTCAAAAAAGATTATGAAAGAGGAAGATCCAGACTTATTTATTACGCAGTTAATCGGAACAGATCAAACAGGTCATTCTCAAGGTGTATTTTATGATGAATACATTCAAAAGATTGAAGAAGCAGACAAGTTAATAGAAGAGTTTGTAGGATGGCTAGATGATGAAGGGAAAATGAAAAATACAACGTTAATGATTTGTGCGGATCATGGACAGGCTGATGGCATTGGTGGACATGGTCATCTTGATGAAGGTGAGCGTTTTGTTCCATTTTTCTTATGGGGACCTCACATTCAGTCAGGTCAAGTCATTGAGGACCGAGAATCACTCGTATCTGTTGCACCTACCTTGGCTCACTTATTAGGAACACCCTTCCCAAGTCATAGTAGAGGGAAGATTCTCGAAAAAGCATTTCAGCAATCTTCAAATGAAAAGAGGGAACAGCATGAAGAAAATCATCGTTTTTTTACCGGCACACAATGA
- a CDS encoding lysylphosphatidylglycerol synthase transmembrane domain-containing protein, translating to MGYMKSKLIWFIRLLFISIFVWISIVVLKDEEIQSSFLQSFNWLSVIIVTVVYTSAFLLRALAWRIFLKGSITFKSSMVGIFYSFVFNHILPVKAGDFIRAGIVTLNHQISFKRSLSSVVTLRILDLGVLGIVAMIGAFLFGYHISTLLFFLFIVGGLLLVIVGLIFRKRFKWLNRGVNHLKEISPKAAVMIVSLTTMSWVFEGIVLFEIAKMFGSPLGYLQSVWVNSLTVAGQVFHFTPGGLGTYESVMTAVLASMSIAIKKGYSIALSTHLFKFILSFFIGIGLILWTPVPIHMIKKWVNRKGEQS from the coding sequence ATGGGATATATGAAAAGTAAGTTGATTTGGTTCATCCGACTTTTGTTCATCAGTATTTTTGTTTGGATATCCATTGTTGTATTGAAAGATGAGGAGATACAAAGCTCCTTTCTTCAGTCTTTCAATTGGTTAAGTGTCATCATTGTAACTGTAGTCTATACATCTGCCTTTTTACTCAGAGCCTTGGCTTGGCGTATTTTCTTGAAAGGATCCATCACCTTCAAGTCGAGTATGGTTGGTATCTTTTATAGTTTTGTGTTTAATCATATTTTGCCGGTTAAAGCAGGTGATTTCATTCGAGCGGGCATAGTAACCTTAAATCACCAGATTTCATTTAAACGCTCTCTTTCTTCTGTCGTAACTTTACGCATACTTGATCTCGGTGTTTTGGGAATAGTCGCTATGATTGGCGCTTTCTTATTCGGCTATCATATTTCTACCTTATTGTTTTTCTTATTTATTGTTGGCGGATTATTATTAGTCATTGTAGGGCTAATATTTAGGAAACGGTTTAAGTGGTTGAATAGAGGGGTTAATCATTTAAAAGAAATAAGTCCTAAAGCAGCCGTTATGATTGTTTCGTTAACAACAATGAGCTGGGTATTTGAAGGGATCGTCTTATTTGAAATCGCAAAAATGTTTGGATCTCCATTAGGCTACCTTCAAAGTGTTTGGGTCAACAGTCTGACTGTCGCAGGTCAAGTGTTCCATTTTACACCGGGTGGTTTAGGGACGTATGAAAGTGTTATGACAGCGGTACTTGCTTCAATGAGTATTGCCATTAAAAAAGGATACAGCATTGCTTTATCAACCCATCTTTTTAAATTTATACTTTCATTTTTCATTGGGATAGGATTAATTTTGTGGACGCCAGTACCTATTCATATGATCAAAAAGTGGGTGAATCGGAAAGGAGAACAGTCATGA
- a CDS encoding NAD-dependent epimerase/dehydratase family protein produces MLRLVKIAVTGGAGFIGGHLCKRLISEMHDVTIIDNLDPYYSIKQKQLHMKDLERYGRFTFIQEDLRDEEKTAVLFQTHQFDSVIHLAALPGVTYSVEQPIPYVDYDIKATINVLKASGESGVNHVLFASSSSVYGNKEGAFSEEMRVGEVESPYAAAKAGAESFCHAFQRLYGFQVTILRLFTVYGPWGRPDMAIPKFTHRLLSGQPIEVYSLNSARDYTYVEDCVDGIHAAIHAKHAYETFNIGSGNPITMNELLRIFRSHFPKMNVIEKPWRTGDVNQTWSDITKARTILNYAPTMSIQEGIDRTVQWAKTWDI; encoded by the coding sequence TTGTTGAGACTTGTGAAAATTGCAGTGACAGGTGGAGCAGGATTTATTGGAGGTCATTTGTGTAAGCGATTGATTTCTGAAATGCATGATGTGACGATCATTGATAATCTTGATCCTTATTATTCTATAAAGCAGAAACAATTACATATGAAAGATTTAGAGCGATATGGTCGCTTTACATTCATCCAGGAAGATTTAAGGGATGAAGAGAAAACGGCTGTTTTATTTCAAACGCATCAATTCGATTCCGTCATTCATCTTGCTGCTTTACCTGGAGTCACATACTCTGTAGAACAGCCAATCCCATATGTAGATTATGATATCAAGGCGACAATTAATGTATTAAAAGCCTCAGGAGAGAGTGGGGTTAACCATGTACTCTTCGCTTCGTCATCATCAGTTTATGGCAATAAGGAAGGCGCATTTAGTGAGGAGATGAGAGTTGGGGAAGTTGAATCTCCTTATGCTGCAGCAAAGGCTGGGGCCGAATCCTTTTGTCATGCCTTTCAGAGACTATATGGTTTTCAGGTGACCATTTTACGTTTATTTACGGTGTATGGTCCATGGGGTAGGCCAGATATGGCTATACCTAAATTCACGCATCGTCTTCTTTCAGGACAACCTATTGAAGTATACAGCCTTAATAGTGCAAGGGATTATACGTATGTTGAGGATTGTGTTGATGGCATACATGCAGCAATACATGCAAAGCATGCATATGAAACCTTTAACATCGGTTCCGGAAATCCGATTACAATGAACGAATTATTAAGGATCTTCCGCAGCCATTTTCCAAAAATGAATGTAATTGAGAAGCCTTGGAGAACGGGAGATGTGAATCAGACATGGTCAGATATAACGAAGGCAAGGACAATACTTAATTATGCTCCAACAATGAGTATTCAGGAAGGAATCGATAGGACGGTTCAATGGGCGAAAACATGGGATATATGA
- the trxA gene encoding thioredoxin: MAITHATDQNFNAETGEGLVLADFWAPWCGPCKMIAPVLEEIDSEMNDDVKIVKLDVDENQETAGKFGVMSIPTLMLFKDGEVVDQVVGFQPKEALVELINKHK, encoded by the coding sequence ATGGCTATTACACATGCAACAGACCAAAACTTCAATGCAGAAACTGGCGAAGGTCTAGTTTTAGCGGACTTCTGGGCACCTTGGTGTGGACCTTGTAAAATGATCGCACCTGTATTGGAAGAGATTGATAGCGAAATGAACGACGATGTAAAAATCGTAAAGTTAGATGTAGATGAGAACCAAGAAACAGCTGGAAAATTCGGTGTAATGAGTATTCCAACACTAATGCTGTTTAAGGATGGCGAAGTTGTCGATCAAGTTGTTGGTTTCCAACCAAAAGAAGCTCTTGTTGAACTAATCAACAAACACAAATAA
- a CDS encoding electron transfer flavoprotein subunit alpha/FixB family protein has protein sequence MAKKVLVLGEVRDGELRNVSFEAIAAAKEISEGGEIIGLVCGEAVSDVAGEMYKYGADRVLVAEDENLKTYTSDAYTQALMQVIDAESPEGIVFGHTALGKDLSPRIAAKLQSGLVSDITGIENTGGNIVFTRPIYSGKAFEKKIITDGSMFVTIRPNNIEAPERNDSLQGDVTKVDVTIKDLRTIVKEIIRKTTDGVDLSEAKVIVAGGRGVKSTDGFEPLNELAEVLGAAVGASRGACDADYCDYSLQIGQTGKVVTPDLYIACGISGAIQHLAGMSNSKIIVAINKDPEANIFNIADYGIVGDLFDVVPKLTEEFKKVLV, from the coding sequence ATGGCGAAAAAAGTATTAGTATTAGGTGAAGTCAGAGACGGTGAACTACGTAATGTTTCTTTTGAAGCAATTGCAGCAGCAAAGGAAATTTCTGAAGGTGGAGAGATCATCGGATTAGTCTGTGGAGAAGCTGTGAGTGACGTTGCAGGTGAAATGTACAAGTATGGAGCAGACCGTGTACTTGTAGCAGAAGACGAAAATTTGAAAACGTATACATCTGATGCTTATACACAAGCATTGATGCAGGTAATTGATGCTGAAAGCCCTGAAGGTATTGTATTTGGTCACACAGCTTTAGGTAAGGATCTATCACCTCGTATTGCTGCGAAATTACAATCTGGATTAGTTTCAGATATTACGGGCATTGAGAATACTGGTGGTAATATTGTATTCACTAGACCGATTTATTCAGGTAAAGCATTCGAAAAGAAAATCATTACAGATGGATCGATGTTTGTCACGATTCGTCCTAATAACATCGAAGCACCTGAGAGAAATGATAGTCTCCAAGGTGATGTAACGAAGGTCGATGTTACTATTAAAGACTTACGTACGATCGTAAAAGAAATCATTCGTAAAACAACGGATGGTGTAGACCTTTCTGAAGCAAAAGTAATCGTTGCAGGTGGACGTGGTGTGAAGTCAACAGATGGCTTCGAACCATTGAACGAACTTGCAGAAGTTCTTGGTGCAGCTGTTGGGGCATCACGTGGAGCTTGTGATGCGGATTATTGCGATTATTCACTTCAAATCGGACAAACTGGTAAAGTTGTAACACCAGATTTATATATCGCTTGTGGTATTTCTGGTGCTATTCAGCACTTGGCTGGAATGTCTAACTCGAAAATTATCGTAGCGATTAACAAAGATCCTGAAGCGAACATTTTTAACATTGCGGATTACGGTATTGTTGGAGATCTGTTCGATGTTGTACCTAAACTAACTGAAGAATTCAAAAAGGTACTTGTTTAA
- a CDS encoding electron transfer flavoprotein subunit beta/FixA family protein, producing the protein MNIYVILKRTFDTEEKIAIENGKISEDGVEFIINPYDEYAVEEAIKLRDEHGGEVTVVTVGEEESDKQLRTALAMGADKAVLIDDEDVEYGDQYSTAKILAAYFKDKEVDIILGGNVAIDGASGQVGPRLAELLDIAHVTTITSLEIDGTTAKIERDVEGDLEIIETSLPVLVTAQQGLNEPRYPSLPGIMKAKKKPLEELELDDIDLDEDDVEGKTRTLEIYLPPEKQAGKVLEGEVDDQVKELVSLLRSEAKVI; encoded by the coding sequence ATGAACATTTATGTCATTTTGAAAAGAACATTCGATACGGAAGAAAAGATCGCGATTGAAAACGGGAAAATCAGTGAAGATGGTGTGGAATTCATCATCAACCCATATGACGAATACGCAGTTGAAGAAGCGATTAAATTGCGTGATGAACATGGTGGAGAAGTAACGGTTGTAACAGTAGGTGAGGAAGAAAGCGATAAGCAATTACGTACAGCACTTGCTATGGGTGCAGATAAAGCCGTATTGATTGATGATGAAGATGTAGAATACGGAGACCAATATTCTACAGCTAAAATCCTTGCTGCTTACTTCAAAGATAAGGAAGTCGACATTATTCTAGGTGGAAACGTAGCAATTGACGGAGCATCTGGACAAGTAGGTCCTCGCTTAGCAGAATTATTAGATATTGCTCATGTTACAACGATCACGAGTTTAGAAATTGATGGAACGACTGCCAAAATTGAACGTGACGTAGAGGGTGACCTTGAGATTATCGAAACCTCTTTACCTGTTCTCGTAACGGCGCAACAAGGGTTGAACGAGCCACGCTACCCTTCACTACCTGGAATCATGAAAGCGAAGAAAAAGCCTCTTGAGGAGCTTGAACTAGATGATATCGATCTTGATGAGGACGATGTTGAAGGTAAAACAAGAACGTTAGAAATTTACCTTCCACCAGAAAAACAAGCAGGAAAAGTATTAGAAGGCGAAGTGGACGACCAAGTGAAAGAGCTTGTGTCATTATTACGATCTGAAGCAAAAGTGATATAG
- a CDS encoding enoyl-CoA hydratase codes for MEYLSYSKENQIGTILLQHAPANALCSPMIKEIDTVLNEIENDTDVKAIVIRGEGRFFSAGADIKEFTTVKDASGFSELGAFGQQVFDRIEQFSKPVIAAIHGAALGGGLELAMACHIRLVTDSAKLGLPELQLGLVPGFAGSQRLPRYVGAAKATEMLLTSEPIIGTDALQWGLANHAVSEEDLLDTAYGLASKAASKSAVAVGLALELVDYARNGEYEQGAKKETEAFGKAFASHDGQEGIKAFIEKRKPDFQDR; via the coding sequence TTGGAGTACTTATCCTATTCGAAGGAAAATCAAATCGGAACGATCCTATTGCAACACGCGCCAGCCAATGCGCTTTGTTCCCCAATGATTAAAGAAATCGACACAGTGCTGAATGAAATTGAAAATGATACTGATGTCAAAGCTATTGTCATTCGTGGAGAAGGCAGGTTCTTCTCAGCCGGTGCTGACATCAAGGAATTTACAACGGTAAAAGACGCATCAGGTTTCTCTGAACTAGGTGCTTTTGGACAACAGGTGTTTGACCGGATTGAACAGTTCTCTAAACCAGTCATTGCTGCGATTCATGGAGCTGCGCTCGGTGGAGGTTTAGAGTTAGCAATGGCTTGCCATATACGTCTAGTAACGGATTCTGCGAAACTTGGTTTACCAGAATTACAACTAGGGCTTGTCCCTGGCTTTGCTGGTTCACAGCGTTTGCCGAGATATGTTGGTGCAGCAAAAGCGACAGAAATGCTTTTGACAAGTGAACCGATAATCGGTACAGATGCACTCCAGTGGGGCCTTGCAAACCATGCAGTATCTGAAGAAGACCTTCTTGATACAGCATATGGGCTAGCAAGTAAAGCAGCTAGCAAAAGTGCAGTAGCAGTTGGACTAGCCTTAGAACTAGTTGACTACGCAAGGAATGGTGAGTATGAGCAAGGTGCAAAGAAAGAAACGGAAGCCTTTGGAAAAGCTTTTGCCTCTCACGATGGACAAGAAGGAATTAAGGCATTTATAGAAAAGCGTAAGCCAGATTTTCAAGACCGATAA
- a CDS encoding TetR/AcrR family transcriptional regulator, with protein sequence MTVKRKGPKYDKIIDAAVSVIAEHGYHQSQISKIAREAGVADGTIYLYFKNKEDLLISLFQEKMGHFIDTTKNEIEQKHSVEDKLLTLIEMHFKQLSVDHELAIVTQLELRQTNRALRAKIGEVLMRYLDLVDEIIINGIDQKVFHPDIDIRIVRQMIFGTIDETTTSWVMNDHRYDLTALAQSVHDLLINGFRYRPS encoded by the coding sequence ATGACCGTTAAACGAAAAGGACCTAAATATGACAAAATTATTGATGCAGCTGTATCGGTCATTGCTGAGCATGGCTATCACCAGTCGCAGATCTCGAAGATTGCACGTGAGGCAGGTGTAGCAGATGGTACCATTTATCTCTATTTCAAAAACAAGGAAGACCTATTGATTTCCTTGTTCCAAGAGAAAATGGGCCACTTTATTGACACGACAAAAAATGAAATTGAACAAAAGCATTCTGTTGAAGATAAGTTATTAACGCTGATTGAAATGCATTTCAAACAGTTATCAGTCGATCATGAACTAGCGATTGTGACACAGCTAGAATTACGTCAAACCAATCGGGCACTCCGTGCAAAGATTGGAGAAGTACTGATGCGGTACCTCGATTTAGTTGATGAAATCATTATCAACGGTATTGACCAAAAAGTCTTTCATCCTGATATTGATATACGAATTGTACGTCAAATGATCTTTGGTACAATCGATGAAACGACGACAAGCTGGGTCATGAATGATCATCGCTATGATTTGACAGCGCTTGCACAGTCTGTCCATGATCTTCTTATTAATGGCTTTCGTTATAGACCAAGTTAA